A stretch of DNA from Gottschalkia acidurici 9a:
CTCCAACCACTATCTGTACTCTACCCTCTTTTATTTTTCTCCATTCATCATATCGTTCTCCTAGTGAAAGTCCACTATGAAGTACCGCAACATTTCCTTCAAATCTTCCTGCAAATCTTTCAACAGTTTGTGGAGTTAATGATATTTCTGGAACTAGTACTATGGCCTGCTTTTCTAGTTTAAGAATTTTTTCTATCATCTGAAGATATACTTCTGTTTTACCACTGCCCGTTACTCCATGCAAAAGATGTTTATTATTTTTGCTATTTATATAATTATTATAAATAGTATCTACACATATCTGCTGCTCATAAGTTAATTTTGCTTTTTCATATACCTTTATTTCTTTATTTATAGCTTCTCTACTTACTTCTCTTTCTTCTACCCTTAGATAGCCCTTCTCTTCTAAAGATTTTATTGATGACAGAGGTATATTGTTTTTCTCCATTACCTCTTTCAAAGATATACTTTCTCTATTAGAGATATATTTCAATACCTCAATTTGCTTATGTGCTGATTTACTCAGTGTCTCTATTACCTTATCTGTTTCTTGTTCAGAGAAGTTTTTAAATATGTATTTTTCATACTTTTTATTTATCTCTTGGCTTATCTTTTCAACTATCTCTACTATATTTTTATTTATTAAGTCATTTAAGTTCTTATCTATGTTTTTTATATCAGATTGTTTTTTGAGTTCTTGTAATTCTACTTCCTTATTTTTATTTAAGTAATCTATTATTTTTTTTTGATTATCATTAAGAAAACTAAAATAATCTAATTTATTTATATTTTTTCCTATAGTTACACACTTTATAGATTTATTTGTTATACCTGTTGGAATTATAGTTTTTAACACTTCTAGGTGTGTACATAGATACTCATCTTTCATCCATGAACTTAATTTTATCATATTTTCAGATATTATCGGTGTATCTTCTACTAAACGTTTTATTTCTTTTACTCTATTAGGGTTAAAGTCTATATTATCTTTTAGACTTATTATTATTCCTTCTAAAAGTTTGTTACCTTTTCCAAACGGAACTAAACATCTCATACCTATTTTTATCTTTTCTATATATTTTTCTGGAACTTTATAAGTATATAGTCTGTCAGTATTTAAGCTTGTATTATCTACTATAATTTCCGCATATAAGAATTTCTCCATTAAATCAACCTTTCAGAATTAAGCTAATTATATTATAGCAGTTTGCTCGAAAATATAAAAACGTAAAGGAGAAGAGTTTATCCCTTCTCCCTTACGTGATTTTAAAAATTATCTTCTAAGTAATGAACCTATCTCATCTAATATAACTTTAGACAAGTCTGCTTTGCTCATATTAGGTAAGCCTTTCACTTCACCATTTTTATTTATAATTGTAGCTGTATTATTGTCAGTTCTAAACCCAGCATTTTCACTAGTAACATCATTTGCTACAATAAAATCAAGATTCTTAGATTTTATTTTTTTCTTAGCATTTTCTAATATGTTTTGTGTTTCAGCTGCAAATCCAACTACTAGTTGATGCTTTTTTATATTTCCAAAGTGAGCCACTATATCTGGATTTCTTACAAATCTTACACATAAGTCGTCATCACTCTTTTTAATCTTTTGATCACTTACACTTTCTGGTCTATAGTCTAGTGGTGCTGCAGACTTTATTAAGACATCACAAGTATCAAACTCATCTTCTATAGCTTTGTACATTTCTCTAGTAGTATTTACTTTTTTTACACTTACACCTGATGGTGGAGTTAAGCTTGTAGGTCCTGTTATAAGTACTACTTCTCCGCCTCTTCTTTTAGCTTCTTCAGCTAATGCATATCCCATTTTTCCGCTAGAGAAATTAGTCATATATCTTACTGGATCTAGTGGCTCTATAGTTGGGCCTGCAGTTATTAATACTTTTTTTCCTTCTAATTCATTATTATTAAATATATTAACTACATATTCTACTATATCTACTGGATCAGCTAATTTACCTTCACCATAGTCTCCACAAGCTAACCTTCCACTAGCTGGAGATATGAATTCATATCCCAGTGATTTTAGCTTTTCAACATTTTGTTTAAATATAGGATTTACATACATATTAGTATTCATTGCAGGTGCAAATACAACCCTAGCTTTAGTTGCCATTATAGTTGTAGATAGCATATCATCAGCTATGCCATTAGCTACTTTTCCTATAATGTTTGCAGTAGCCGGAGCTATTAAAAATATATCTGCTTTACTGGCAAGAGATATATGCTCTATTTCCCATTGTTTAGGTTCTTCAAACATATCTACAGTAACATGATTTTGTGACATAGATTGAAATGTAAGTGGAGTTACAAACTTTGTAGACGAGTTTGTCATTATCACATTTATATTTGCGCCTAATTTTTTTAGCCTACTTACTATATCTACAGCCTTATATACTGCGATTCCTCCAGTTACTCCTAATACTATATTTTTTCCCTTTAACAATTGTTACACCTCTTTAGCTTCTTCTATAGCTTCATCCATAGCTTCTTCTGGTCTAAAGTAAGTTACTTCACCAGCTGCTATTTCTTCAACTGCTATTGTAACTGGCTTTATAGATTTAGTGTTTACTAAAGGATCTACTCCATCTACTAATTGTCTTGATCTTTTTGACACCATTACCACTAAAGTGTATCTACTATCTACTTTTTTTAATAAATCATCTGTTGAAGGATATAACATACCAAAATTCCCCCTTTTTTATATTCTTTCTATAATATTTTGTTGTCTATTTACTTTGCACTTTTCTGCCTTTATTATTGATTCTATCTTATCTACTGCTAAATTTACTTCATCATTCAGAACTGCATAATCATATTTAAATACATATTCTATTTCTCTATATGCACTTTCTAGTCTTCTTATCATTGCTTCCTTAGTTTCAGTTCCTCTTTTTTCTATTCTATTTTTAAGTTCTTCCATTGAAGGAGGCATTATAAATATAAATACACCATTTGGATATATATCTTTAACATCTAGTGCTCCTTGTATATCAATTTCTAGCAATACATCTTTTCCTTCGTCTAATTTTTGAAGCACATATTCTTTAGGTGTTCCATAATAATTTCCGTATACTTCTGCATACTCTAAAAATTCTTTTTCTATAATCATTTCTTGAAACTTATCTCTATCTAAAAAGAAATAGTTTACCTTATCTACTTCTCCAACTCTTGGACTTCTAGTTGTTGCAGATATAGATAAGTTTATATTCTGATCTCTCTCTAATAGTTCCTTACATATAGTTCCCTTTCCAGCACCAGAAGGTCCAGAGATAACTAAAAGTAATCCTTTTCCCATTTTCATTCGCCTCTTTTTCTTAAATTTTACTCTGCATCATTATTTTCTTTAGTTCCTAGTCTATGTGCAACTGTTTCAGGTTGAACTGCTGACAATATAATATGGTCACTGTCTGTGACCACTACAGCTCTAGTTCTCCTACCATAAGTAGCATCTATAAGCATCCCTCTATCTCTAGCTTCTTGAATTATTCTTTTTATAGGCGCTGATTCTGGACTTACTATAGCTACAATTCTATTTGCAGAAACTATATTTCCAAATCCAATATTTATAAGTTTAATTCCCATTTAAGTTTATCCTCCCGATTACTCTATATTTTGTATTTGTTCTCGTATTTTTTCCAACTCTGTCTTTATATCAACTACTTTATTAGTGATTTCTACATCTCCAACTTTCGATCCTATAGTGTTAACTTCTCTATTCATTTCTTGAAGCATAAAGTCTAGTTTTCTTCCTATAGAGTCATTGCCCTCAAGTGATTTTCTTAACTGAATAATATGACTATTAAATCTAACTATTTCCTCATCGATACCAGTTTTATCAGCAAAATATGCAACCTCATTTGCTAATTTACTCTCATCAATATCATATTTATTTTCTAAAAGCTCGTTAATTCTATTCTCTAACTTTTCTTTATATTCTAAAACTACTTTCGGAGCTCTCTCTTCTATATCATTTATTAAAGATTCTATTTTATTAGTTTTTTCTTTAATGTCCTTACTTAAAAGTTCTCCTTCTTCTTGTCTCATAGCTATTAATTCTTCTAATGCTATTCTAACTCCTTCTTTTAGAGTATTCCAAATTTCATCTTCATCTTCTTCTTTTCTTTCAGTCTTAAGTATGTCTGGAAATTTTGTTATTAAATCTATATTCAAGTTACTGTCTATATTAAGCTCAGTACATATCTTTTCAAGAGCATTTTTATAGGATTGTGCAAGTGGTATATTTACTTTCACCTCCATTTCTATGTCTTTCACATACTCTAATCCTATGTATATTTCTACCCTACCTCTAGTAACATATTTCTTAACTTCTTTTTTTATCTTCTCTTCTAAATAACTTATATGTTTGGGCACTTTTACTATTATATCATTATATCTATGATTTATGGATTTCACTTCAACAGTAAAGTTTCTTATTCCATCGTTATTTTCTCCACGACCGAAGCCAGTCATACTTCTTAACATTTTCTCATCCTTCCTAAACTATTATAATCAATTTTACCACAAATTAATCTAGTGTCAATTAACTTATGTTTTTTCGAAAAAACTATTATTTCCTTGTGTTTTCTTTATTTATGATAATATAATAGATATAGTATTATTCAAGTATTAAATATTAAATACGGAGGAATATATATGGCTTTAGATGGCATAGTTTTAAAAAATATTTGTGCTGAGTTAAAAAGCACATTAATTGAGGGAAAAATAGATAAGGTTCATCAACCAGAAAATGATGAAATTTTTCTTAGTATAAGAAGCAAAGGGCAGAATATTAAACTATTAATATCTGCTAGTAGTAATAATCCTAGAATATACATTACTGATTTTTCTAAACAAAATCCATCAAACCCTCCTATGTTCTGCATGTTACTTAGAAAACATCTTCAAGGTGGTAAAATTGTAGATATAGAGCAAGTTTCTTTGGAAAGAATAATAAAAATTAGTATTCAATCTTTAAGTGAGCTAGGTGACTTAACTATAAAAGAACTTATAGTAGAAATCATGGGTAAACATAGTAATATAATTTTGGTAGATAGAGATAGTGGTAAAATAATAGATTCTATTAAAAGGATTCCCTTGTCTGTAAGTAGTATTAGACAAGTTCTCCCTGGACTTAACTATAGTCTTCCACCTTCTCAAAACAAATTATATCCTATAGATATAACTAAACAAGAGTTTTTTAATCTCATAGATAGTTCTAGTAATAATCCAGCAGTTTATAAGTTTTTATATAGTAACTTTATTGGATTAAGCCCTCTAGTGGCAAAAGAAATATGTTTTCTATCCAATATAGATGATAATGTAAAATTAGATTTTTTATCAAATGAGGATAAAGAAAATCTATTTAATAATTTTAATAGTATTTATAACTTAGTTAAGAATAACAAATATAATCCTGTTATTATAAAGGATAAAAGCGATTATGAAGTTATAGAATTTTCAAGTTTAAACTTAATGCAATTTGGAGATCTTCCAAAAAACTATTTTGACTCTGTAAGTAAGCTTCTAGATTACTTTTATTTAACTAGAGATAAAATAGACAGAATAAAGCAAAAATCTAATGACTTAAGGAAGTCTATATCCATTAAATTAGAAAGAGCTTTAAACAAACTATCTAAACAAAAACAAGAACTTTTAGATGCTGAAAAAAGAGAAAAGTTTAAAATTTACGGTGAACTATTAACTGCTAATATTTATAGACTTGAGAAAGGCTTAGAGGAGGTTGAGCTAGAAAATTTTTATAGCGAAGACCTTGAACCTGTAAAAATAAGATTAGATAAAAATCGCACACCTTCCCAAAATGCTCAGAGATACTATAAAAAATACAACAAATTAAAGAATGCACATGAAGTTGTTAGTGAACAATTGTTAAAGACTAAAGAAGAAGTAAATTATCTTGAGAATATATTATTAGCACTTGATACATCAACTGAGGTTGAAGAACTAGATGAAATAAGAGAGGAGTTAGTGAGTGAGGGTTATATTAGAAAATCATCTTCAAAAGTCAAGAAAAGTAATAAAGATGCTTCTAGCCCT
This window harbors:
- the coaBC gene encoding bifunctional phosphopantothenoylcysteine decarboxylase/phosphopantothenate--cysteine ligase CoaBC produces the protein MLKGKNIVLGVTGGIAVYKAVDIVSRLKKLGANINVIMTNSSTKFVTPLTFQSMSQNHVTVDMFEEPKQWEIEHISLASKADIFLIAPATANIIGKVANGIADDMLSTTIMATKARVVFAPAMNTNMYVNPIFKQNVEKLKSLGYEFISPASGRLACGDYGEGKLADPVDIVEYVVNIFNNNELEGKKVLITAGPTIEPLDPVRYMTNFSSGKMGYALAEEAKRRGGEVVLITGPTSLTPPSGVSVKKVNTTREMYKAIEDEFDTCDVLIKSAAPLDYRPESVSDQKIKKSDDDLCVRFVRNPDIVAHFGNIKKHQLVVGFAAETQNILENAKKKIKSKNLDFIVANDVTSENAGFRTDNNTATIINKNGEVKGLPNMSKADLSKVILDEIGSLLRR
- the rpoZ gene encoding DNA-directed RNA polymerase subunit omega; protein product: MLYPSTDDLLKKVDSRYTLVVMVSKRSRQLVDGVDPLVNTKSIKPVTIAVEEIAAGEVTYFRPEEAMDEAIEEAKEV
- the gmk gene encoding guanylate kinase produces the protein MGKGLLLVISGPSGAGKGTICKELLERDQNINLSISATTRSPRVGEVDKVNYFFLDRDKFQEMIIEKEFLEYAEVYGNYYGTPKEYVLQKLDEGKDVLLEIDIQGALDVKDIYPNGVFIFIMPPSMEELKNRIEKRGTETKEAMIRRLESAYREIEYVFKYDYAVLNDEVNLAVDKIESIIKAEKCKVNRQQNIIERI
- the remA gene encoding extracellular matrix/biofilm regulator RemA — encoded protein: MGIKLINIGFGNIVSANRIVAIVSPESAPIKRIIQEARDRGMLIDATYGRRTRAVVVTDSDHIILSAVQPETVAHRLGTKENNDAE
- a CDS encoding YicC/YloC family endoribonuclease — encoded protein: MLRSMTGFGRGENNDGIRNFTVEVKSINHRYNDIIVKVPKHISYLEEKIKKEVKKYVTRGRVEIYIGLEYVKDIEMEVKVNIPLAQSYKNALEKICTELNIDSNLNIDLITKFPDILKTERKEEDEDEIWNTLKEGVRIALEELIAMRQEEGELLSKDIKEKTNKIESLINDIEERAPKVVLEYKEKLENRINELLENKYDIDESKLANEVAYFADKTGIDEEIVRFNSHIIQLRKSLEGNDSIGRKLDFMLQEMNREVNTIGSKVGDVEITNKVVDIKTELEKIREQIQNIE
- a CDS encoding Rqc2 family fibronectin-binding protein: MALDGIVLKNICAELKSTLIEGKIDKVHQPENDEIFLSIRSKGQNIKLLISASSNNPRIYITDFSKQNPSNPPMFCMLLRKHLQGGKIVDIEQVSLERIIKISIQSLSELGDLTIKELIVEIMGKHSNIILVDRDSGKIIDSIKRIPLSVSSIRQVLPGLNYSLPPSQNKLYPIDITKQEFFNLIDSSSNNPAVYKFLYSNFIGLSPLVAKEICFLSNIDDNVKLDFLSNEDKENLFNNFNSIYNLVKNNKYNPVIIKDKSDYEVIEFSSLNLMQFGDLPKNYFDSVSKLLDYFYLTRDKIDRIKQKSNDLRKSISIKLERALNKLSKQKQELLDAEKREKFKIYGELLTANIYRLEKGLEEVELENFYSEDLEPVKIRLDKNRTPSQNAQRYYKKYNKLKNAHEVVSEQLLKTKEEVNYLENILLALDTSTEVEELDEIREELVSEGYIRKSSSKVKKSNKDASSPHHYISKDGFNIYVGKNNKQNDYLTLKFASKEDIWLHTKDIPGSHVIIKSEGKDIPEDTLLEAALLAGFYSKGKMSSNVPIDYAERKHVRKPSGAKPGMVIYDTNNTVYITPSIENISKIKKLD